One Neoarius graeffei isolate fNeoGra1 chromosome 19, fNeoGra1.pri, whole genome shotgun sequence genomic region harbors:
- the LOC132867868 gene encoding endonuclease domain-containing 1 protein-like isoform X2, whose product MIILALFIFMTLAEVPIWAEVVNNFNGCRKFFYKRTEPQGMDQNAKKICQKYKNGGCFYASLYSTYHKIPVYSAYILDNNCRSQDGRKSSNWFIEPQIEQCKELHF is encoded by the exons ATGATCATTTTGGCTCTGTTCATCTTCATGACCCTGGCAGAAGTGCCCATTTGGGCAGAAGTTGTTAATAATTTTAACGGGTGCCGTAAGTTCTTTTATAAGCGCACTGAACCACAGGGAATGGATCAAAATGCCAAGAAAATCTGCCAGAAATATAAGAACGGTGGGTGTTTCTATGCTTCACTTTACTCAACATACCACAAGATTCCTGTGTACAGTGCCTACATTCTTGATAACAACTGTCGCAGCCAGGATGGACGAAAAAGCAGCAACTGGTTCATTGAACCTCAG ATTGAACAATGCAAGGAGCTTCACTTTTAG
- the LOC132867085 gene encoding acyl-coenzyme A thioesterase 9, mitochondrial-like isoform X2: MFSPRVLKSVASLTCRAFSQQGKAPDMAEVRNRLRQIVGASTNWNDHQQALAERISLSKHLANSQDELPAKTMKESEIEVHLPLGTQPALREKYLTFHNTVRFGRILEDLDSLAVLICYSHTWNKELPRSPLSIVTALVDKIDMRRNVIYPDCDIKFTGHVTWVGKTSIEAKMHMTQFHDGAYAPVLDATFVMVARDPENKRAAFVNPLKLENPEEEKIFQQGEINKKRRVELSTASLLKVAPTAEERTLIHSLFLNTLDTKTVSFRGRILPPNSVWMEDAKLKGLVICHPQERNIFNRIFGGFLMRKAYELGWANACTFVGCRPVLVAVDDIMFRKPVEIGSLLLLSSQVCYTEGHHVQVRVHTEVLDPLTRQHNTTNIFHFTFQVEKPVLAVVPQSYGESMLYLDGKRHFDETMKSQ, from the exons atgtttTCACCGAG GGTTTTGAAGTCAGTAGCATCTCTGACATGCAGGGCTTTTTCCCAACAGGGCAAAGCTCCAGATATGGCTGAag TACGCAATCGGCTGAGGCAGATCGTAGGAGCATCAACCAACTGGAA CGATCATCAGCAGGCTCTGGCTGAGAGAATCTCCCTGAGTAAACACCTCGCTAACAGTCAGGACGAACTTCCCGCTAAGACGATGAAGGAGAGTGAGATTGAGGTGCATCTTCCGTTAGGGACGCAGCCAGCGCTCCGGGAGAAATACCTCACCTTCCACAACACCGTCAG GTTTGGTCGGATTTTGGAGGATCTTGACAGTTTAGCAG TGCTCATCTGTTACTCTCACACGTGGAATAAAGAGCTTCCGAGATCGCCTCTGTCTATCGTTACAGCTCTGGTGGACAAAATCG ACATGAGAAGGAACGTAATTTACCCAGATTGTGATATCAAGTTCACGGGTCATGTGACGTGGGTGGGAAAGACGTCGATTGAAGCTAAGATGCACATGACGCAG TTCCATGACGGCGCTTACGCTCCAGTGTTAGATGCTACGTTTGTGATGGTCGCTCGAGATCCAGAAAATAAAAG GGCAGCGTTTGTAAACCCTCTgaaactggagaaccctgagGAAGAGAAGATTTTCCAACAAGGAGAGA TTAACAAGAAGAGACGTGTGGAGTTGAGCACCGCCTCGTTACTCAAGGTGGCTCCTACAGCGGAGGAGAGGACGCTCATACACAGCCTGTTCCTCAACACACTCGACACGAA AACTGTTAGCTTCCGGGGTCGAATCCTTCCCCCCAACTCTGTATGGATGGAGGACGCGAAGTTAAAAGGCTTGGTGATTTGCCATCCACAG GAGAGGAACATCTTCAATCGGATATTTGGTGGTTTCCTGATGAGAAAGGCGTATGAGCTGGGCTGGGCCAATGCCTGTACATTCGT TGGTTGTCGGCCGGTCCTGGTGGCAGTGGATGACATCATGTTCCGCAAGCCGGTGGAGATCGGCTCCCTGCTACTGCTGTCCTCACAG GTGTGTTACACTGAAGGACACCACGTCCAGGTCAGagttcacactgaggtgctcgaccCTTTGACCCGGCAGCACAACACCACCAACATCTTTCACTTCACCTTCCAAGTCGAGAAGCCTGTTCTAGCTGTGGTCCCGCAGAGTTATGGAG AGTCCATGCTCTATCTGGATGGGAAAAGACACTTTGATGAGACAATGAAGAGCCAGTAA
- the LOC132867085 gene encoding acyl-coenzyme A thioesterase 9, mitochondrial-like isoform X1, producing the protein MFSPRVLKSVASLTCRAFSQQGKAPDMAEGNAHLLVTNVRNRLRQIVGASTNWNDHQQALAERISLSKHLANSQDELPAKTMKESEIEVHLPLGTQPALREKYLTFHNTVRFGRILEDLDSLAVLICYSHTWNKELPRSPLSIVTALVDKIDMRRNVIYPDCDIKFTGHVTWVGKTSIEAKMHMTQFHDGAYAPVLDATFVMVARDPENKRAAFVNPLKLENPEEEKIFQQGEINKKRRVELSTASLLKVAPTAEERTLIHSLFLNTLDTKTVSFRGRILPPNSVWMEDAKLKGLVICHPQERNIFNRIFGGFLMRKAYELGWANACTFVGCRPVLVAVDDIMFRKPVEIGSLLLLSSQVCYTEGHHVQVRVHTEVLDPLTRQHNTTNIFHFTFQVEKPVLAVVPQSYGESMLYLDGKRHFDETMKSQ; encoded by the exons atgtttTCACCGAG GGTTTTGAAGTCAGTAGCATCTCTGACATGCAGGGCTTTTTCCCAACAGGGCAAAGCTCCAGATATGGCTGAag GAAACGCACACTTGCTTGTGACCAATG TACGCAATCGGCTGAGGCAGATCGTAGGAGCATCAACCAACTGGAA CGATCATCAGCAGGCTCTGGCTGAGAGAATCTCCCTGAGTAAACACCTCGCTAACAGTCAGGACGAACTTCCCGCTAAGACGATGAAGGAGAGTGAGATTGAGGTGCATCTTCCGTTAGGGACGCAGCCAGCGCTCCGGGAGAAATACCTCACCTTCCACAACACCGTCAG GTTTGGTCGGATTTTGGAGGATCTTGACAGTTTAGCAG TGCTCATCTGTTACTCTCACACGTGGAATAAAGAGCTTCCGAGATCGCCTCTGTCTATCGTTACAGCTCTGGTGGACAAAATCG ACATGAGAAGGAACGTAATTTACCCAGATTGTGATATCAAGTTCACGGGTCATGTGACGTGGGTGGGAAAGACGTCGATTGAAGCTAAGATGCACATGACGCAG TTCCATGACGGCGCTTACGCTCCAGTGTTAGATGCTACGTTTGTGATGGTCGCTCGAGATCCAGAAAATAAAAG GGCAGCGTTTGTAAACCCTCTgaaactggagaaccctgagGAAGAGAAGATTTTCCAACAAGGAGAGA TTAACAAGAAGAGACGTGTGGAGTTGAGCACCGCCTCGTTACTCAAGGTGGCTCCTACAGCGGAGGAGAGGACGCTCATACACAGCCTGTTCCTCAACACACTCGACACGAA AACTGTTAGCTTCCGGGGTCGAATCCTTCCCCCCAACTCTGTATGGATGGAGGACGCGAAGTTAAAAGGCTTGGTGATTTGCCATCCACAG GAGAGGAACATCTTCAATCGGATATTTGGTGGTTTCCTGATGAGAAAGGCGTATGAGCTGGGCTGGGCCAATGCCTGTACATTCGT TGGTTGTCGGCCGGTCCTGGTGGCAGTGGATGACATCATGTTCCGCAAGCCGGTGGAGATCGGCTCCCTGCTACTGCTGTCCTCACAG GTGTGTTACACTGAAGGACACCACGTCCAGGTCAGagttcacactgaggtgctcgaccCTTTGACCCGGCAGCACAACACCACCAACATCTTTCACTTCACCTTCCAAGTCGAGAAGCCTGTTCTAGCTGTGGTCCCGCAGAGTTATGGAG AGTCCATGCTCTATCTGGATGGGAAAAGACACTTTGATGAGACAATGAAGAGCCAGTAA
- the LOC132867868 gene encoding endonuclease domain-containing 1 protein-like isoform X1: protein MIILALFIFMTLAEVPIWAEVVNNFNGCRKFFYKRTEPQGMDQNAKKICQKYKNGGCFYASLYSTYHKIPVYSAYILDNNCRSQDGRKSSNWFIEPQDWDGPPNESSSSYSSGVNRCLLRGGASSLSSSSLLLLIPWHWTGLIILTTGTSI from the exons ATGATCATTTTGGCTCTGTTCATCTTCATGACCCTGGCAGAAGTGCCCATTTGGGCAGAAGTTGTTAATAATTTTAACGGGTGCCGTAAGTTCTTTTATAAGCGCACTGAACCACAGGGAATGGATCAAAATGCCAAGAAAATCTGCCAGAAATATAAGAACGGTGGGTGTTTCTATGCTTCACTTTACTCAACATACCACAAGATTCCTGTGTACAGTGCCTACATTCTTGATAACAACTGTCGCAGCCAGGATGGACGAAAAAGCAGCAACTGGTTCATTGAACCTCAG GATTGGGATGGGCCTCCTAATGAAAGCTCCTCAAGTTATTCATCAGGAGTCAATCGCTGCCTTCTACGGGGAGGGGCTTCATCATTGTCTTCTTCATCCCTCCTCCTCCTTATCCCGTGGCACTGGACAGGACTCATCATACTGACAACAGGAACCAGCATATAA